One segment of Candidatus Falkowbacteria bacterium DNA contains the following:
- a CDS encoding YCF48-related protein, translating into MKKLIIILVGLFLYSSVYAMNWVPLNLGTTSNVKKVVFINTTTGYAICSPGAIVKTTNAGASWTTLFTSSTEGLFGITFVDANTGYAVGTSGLMLKTTNAGANWTISYPGSDQLFDIYFLNAQTGWIVGDFSTCLKTTNSGVNWTMQQVPLSNGLLVSVTFNNGKGFIGVSISGTNLLTTTNGGTNWVDNKIRAGGISSLDISFVGNFGVTVGSENLVNNVVRPLIFMTSNNGQNWVEHLVADKKAFLASVDICQSNPNIVFAVGNYYNDSVNGNKGLIMHSTNGGVSWISEVWNSNQILTGVTTTSTDVYIVGDGGFIYKAALPVGINQIGSTVPDKYILSQNYPNPFNPVTNIEFSIPKNGAVKLTVFDISGKEVAILVNQVLSIGKYKVDYNASNLSSGTYFYRLQANDFVSTKKMVLIK; encoded by the coding sequence ATGAAAAAGCTAATTATTATATTAGTCGGGCTATTTTTATATAGTTCGGTTTACGCAATGAATTGGGTGCCGCTTAATTTAGGCACTACAAGCAACGTAAAAAAAGTTGTGTTTATTAATACAACAACAGGCTATGCAATCTGCTCTCCGGGCGCAATAGTTAAAACAACTAACGCCGGCGCCAGCTGGACAACACTCTTCACTAGTAGTACTGAGGGTTTATTCGGGATTACTTTTGTTGACGCCAATACTGGTTATGCAGTGGGAACGTCTGGGCTTATGCTCAAGACTACTAATGCAGGAGCGAATTGGACAATAAGTTATCCGGGATCAGATCAGCTGTTTGACATTTATTTTTTAAATGCCCAAACTGGTTGGATTGTTGGTGATTTTTCAACTTGCCTAAAGACCACTAACTCAGGAGTCAACTGGACAATGCAGCAGGTTCCACTTAGCAACGGTTTACTTGTATCAGTTACCTTTAATAATGGTAAAGGGTTTATTGGTGTATCTATCAGTGGTACTAATTTATTAACGACTACTAACGGTGGAACCAACTGGGTCGATAATAAAATTAGAGCAGGTGGTATCAGTAGCCTGGATATTAGCTTTGTCGGAAATTTCGGTGTCACCGTTGGTTCAGAAAATTTAGTCAATAACGTTGTTAGACCACTTATCTTTATGACCAGTAATAATGGTCAAAACTGGGTTGAGCACTTAGTGGCTGATAAAAAAGCTTTTCTGGCCTCGGTTGATATTTGTCAATCCAATCCAAATATAGTTTTTGCTGTAGGTAATTATTACAATGATTCGGTTAATGGAAACAAGGGCTTGATTATGCATTCGACAAACGGCGGAGTTAGCTGGATTAGTGAAGTCTGGAACTCCAACCAAATATTAACTGGCGTAACAACAACTTCGACCGATGTTTATATCGTTGGTGATGGTGGCTTTATTTATAAAGCTGCACTTCCAGTCGGTATAAATCAAATCGGCTCAACAGTTCCCGACAAATATATTTTGTCGCAGAACTATCCTAATCCTTTTAACCCAGTAACAAACATCGAGTTTTCTATTCCAAAAAATGGAGCAGTAAAACTAACCGTGTTTGATATCTCGGGTAAAGAAGTTGCAATCTTAGTTAACCAAGTTCTTTCCATCGGGAAGTATAAAGTTGATTATAATGCATCAAATCTATCAAGCGGTACTTATTTCTATCGCTTGCAAGCAAATGATTTCGTTAGTACTAAAAAAATGGTACTGATAAAATAA
- a CDS encoding DUF642 domain-containing protein: MKKNIFSSGSIILLIIFFSAGFFLFQSKPASAIADAALSGAGLAAPGGIPVKDIGASVLNFLKEMAQKSGSTIFNIILTRTINKYAYETATYLGSGSKGQEPLFFKKNFGDFLADVGNSALGQTLEIISRAPKTDKNGNKKLDSSIAGLGINLCAPDLDIIKNISLGIAGVNTPPDLEAGACNYSSLKEAWQGEYDAKIKFILKDGNFGKRLSQTLDPGNSDVAVAFSLFNFSYEKQAKDIGASQLTRLEQKGWKSLTGLISDKPKGPPGSAERELQMANELQAMKIGKYTGDVLVDAANIFLNQLAMTAFNKLMRTLGSDNSNSSSLASPYSSNGVGGVTEVNRVASKLLQAQFGEQADYDVLSQLTNCINESNPGPTDCVINQQFGQAIESQITIAEAIKLGLINANKRVGYNEQGDDLSYKDGYPYRSLIILRKYRVLPVGWEVAAQYIKANPEGTKIVTLQKLLECYDPADLIYTGYNETWCHGLIDPNWVLKLPKLYCGMKGYGSQIVNSQIVPSNTGFCAVKSDVDCSSRALTNDCSTDWQECTKDDDCTKNTDYQCNFTIAKDVSIVRDNNYCADEQSCIKENSNGSCSNYGYCTEEQRRWSFGQPDDNACESVNNTCQNFTSDAGVATAYLENTLDYSNCDINKVGCKKYATAVKTYTLGTNGGADKISWDPNGNHIYFNNKSSDCDASQESCHQFIRIADNLDTNLIADGSFEKSKCLRDSGSTLLPSNLKDNKLVKQANAQAAAEPCQLTTFSNSPRGGYLDNRWFIDVPNPGELQAGIVNDKASTGGQSLYVKSSTGGGGIWAGDTNTNSILPTGFRFEDDRFYTLSANIFVVNNNNPAKDKVGVSLGTQKAETTTTNAWQSVTVTYYRSPGAAATGFYIQGYDTTEFYIDDLKLSVGSTDTSYSDYLDNNLVYEKLLPSYLEASCYKAVGSNYELKDDAPAKCREFVRKCNAEEVGCREYTSNNTGIAVTAKVKPKDICPASCVGYDVFVAQPTYFSAIQSAYFIPSSARQCSSQSAGCTAFTNLDKLDQGGEATEYYSYLRTCIKPDVNSCGEFYTWEGSDESGYQLKVYSLKKNNSEPASTLSSTNEASLCNEEIFKKLPSDPGYNYDCREFYGRDGTVTYHLYTRTISCSDDCHPYRREATQNECTSGGGIWEAAQSRCLYYSVPGEGTSCSASEVGCREYTGNIANNVRIVNNKTYDFESETEPTDGWDGGVSSSTSLQLGKHSLLGTNISKLVGKYDMSITPATLGVKKDESYTISFLAKSQAGSGVDIQGIDLINAKSPNPDSAAFITSGTRVGAEWKLYTFNLDKLNHEVSPIIEANGGRDITGEKIRINFSGPVYIDNISLNEIPDRYFLIKDSWSTPEECDQTVTGAYSPRYMLGCSQYQDSASATINLHSFSSLCQDSAAGCEQMIDTQNSNDYKASNNGAAVAADSIINVVYDPNKQCNQENKGCQRLGLATTYNTITTYSDIYKNNDPDSYETTSCTAAAVGCSQWSDGNGGTTYFKDPGNMACEWRQRVGSKTGEYEWLKKSVKTCNGDAAKNLCSTDSDCDAGVSCKLISDEDCITSYDKTIGIGGIGNRTSQPATWAGICNNTQAGCTEYIDPTSKFNENIISNPSYLKSGEYWTNVGASEAKQSVTISPQTVYIIKGMGDDGSAKVKINCPKVGTDDRLRVLDSSNNFSVLIDSNTNQPKYETDYIAGTTGSNGSKNESLEFYYQSTNPVSVQCTVTRNNRTDGQPVYLRQAIVSYQLAQNLDKTSANGVVKFDSGQILFNERAQSGSNKKALVYNADTTFDTSVDGNTPDSISTPKNANVILKVKADRSCAKWLSCLTYIPDPNDSNKKICLDVGLCDKMGDGGVCANFVDNIPKQNQQQGKIANLSGYSKVGYVDSAKGSLTLNDYYNIASMTQVGDTVSIANGNFEAGGDWVDSSNKAATILTQPDQIDALSLAPIKSVQDKSLQTSNYLVPEGKGILKMAAGTTFSQASSINLSLNSNYVLTFYAYNKGDGFKVSFVSTTPNGEGSFDLATFGADSTKNKWVKHSLGFKASATSYKIKFSNTSATAGEAYLDDLRIAPGLNNRCSDPANIESQLSKCNDPMSATKKPSYIGSSCRLYARENSLACNYIDAQNIRHKGVYGYCLEADPKNPATCLLWYPTNRIAGDQNEEMPPINFNGSNVSYCMDVKDECSATSSDTPQFYCNQFIKVSSDSYYWYQRMADGSNFKMPDSSSDKKCSIDGKSCTNDTECPNLPQTCVSNTACSITGLTPCPVTGNPPRTYCPDAAQTCVGKVKFPEDPLFFRPYSPTPTSVRAIDFGKKAGLNVVQPMPIESIKRNTSPGFFGAFTSAMDINSSKEILSPAFNKFFPYYGDNNSLGSRCTTLPNFQFSYGSPYTEAGRYPYEDYFNGTTGDGPSTNNPNMGSWDHCNIKYAAIGDLESGACNDGGCKPGSIKDVHNFIECNSGSCTVWDSSRNKTCSIGGDNVSGWTLNVNGNNLGDDGFCVGYCWNSTGKYSVAESFTKAQAALKRIFITKPNDNPWLLYELVGNNYSKVTAMNSVDKPVPCAGGVRPATVDPVGNTDYCYIDPVISNFTINGNKGLDENESIHSNSPYAVLSFNTKTDPEQLPIKSIDIYWGYKNSLGGDEITHLGPNLADANPRIITKRLEYYKIRPGNYPTVCNDDYCHLKIKIVITDNWKYSTEKYFGKTGTDTDFREVWVYKPQ; encoded by the coding sequence ATGAAAAAAAATATTTTTTCTTCAGGTTCAATTATTTTACTAATTATATTTTTTAGCGCAGGATTTTTTTTATTTCAATCTAAGCCAGCTAGTGCTATCGCTGACGCCGCTCTTTCCGGAGCGGGACTAGCAGCCCCTGGAGGAATTCCTGTAAAAGACATTGGTGCATCAGTTTTAAACTTTCTTAAAGAAATGGCTCAGAAATCTGGCTCAACAATTTTTAATATCATTCTAACAAGAACAATTAATAAGTATGCTTATGAAACCGCAACTTATTTAGGTTCTGGTAGTAAGGGTCAAGAACCTTTATTCTTTAAAAAAAACTTTGGAGATTTTTTGGCTGATGTTGGAAATAGCGCCCTAGGACAAACGCTTGAAATCATATCTAGAGCTCCAAAAACGGATAAGAATGGTAATAAAAAATTGGACTCAAGTATTGCTGGTCTCGGAATAAATCTTTGTGCGCCTGATTTAGACATTATTAAAAACATTTCTCTTGGTATTGCGGGTGTAAATACTCCACCAGACTTAGAAGCTGGCGCTTGTAATTACAGTAGCCTAAAAGAAGCTTGGCAGGGAGAATATGACGCGAAAATTAAATTTATATTAAAGGACGGAAACTTTGGTAAAAGACTCAGCCAGACACTTGATCCAGGTAACAGCGACGTAGCGGTCGCTTTTAGTCTTTTTAATTTTTCATATGAAAAGCAGGCGAAAGACATAGGTGCTTCTCAACTAACCCGACTAGAACAAAAAGGCTGGAAGTCATTAACTGGTCTTATTAGCGACAAGCCCAAGGGTCCTCCTGGTAGCGCTGAAAGAGAGTTGCAGATGGCTAATGAGCTCCAGGCCATGAAAATTGGTAAATATACCGGAGATGTTTTAGTTGATGCGGCCAATATCTTTCTTAACCAGTTAGCAATGACTGCTTTCAATAAGCTAATGCGCACATTAGGTTCAGATAATAGTAATAGCTCTAGTTTAGCTAGTCCCTATTCGTCAAATGGTGTAGGTGGCGTAACCGAGGTTAATCGTGTTGCCAGTAAATTACTGCAGGCTCAATTTGGTGAACAAGCCGATTATGACGTGCTTAGTCAGTTAACTAATTGTATTAATGAAAGTAACCCAGGCCCAACAGACTGTGTGATTAATCAGCAGTTTGGTCAGGCTATAGAGAGTCAAATAACAATCGCTGAGGCGATTAAATTAGGTTTAATCAATGCTAATAAAAGAGTTGGTTATAATGAACAAGGGGATGATTTGAGTTATAAAGATGGCTATCCATACCGCTCGCTTATTATTTTAAGAAAGTATCGTGTTCTGCCGGTTGGCTGGGAAGTAGCGGCTCAATATATTAAGGCAAATCCAGAAGGAACAAAAATTGTTACTTTACAAAAACTTTTAGAATGTTATGACCCAGCAGATTTAATCTACACTGGCTACAATGAGACTTGGTGTCATGGTTTGATTGATCCGAATTGGGTTTTGAAATTGCCTAAGCTTTATTGTGGTATGAAAGGCTATGGTTCTCAGATTGTAAATAGTCAAATTGTGCCTTCTAACACTGGTTTTTGTGCCGTGAAATCGGACGTCGATTGTTCAAGCAGGGCTTTGACTAACGATTGTTCTACTGACTGGCAAGAATGTACAAAAGATGATGACTGCACAAAAAATACTGATTATCAATGTAACTTTACTATTGCTAAAGATGTTTCTATCGTGCGTGATAATAATTACTGCGCTGATGAGCAGTCTTGCATTAAAGAAAACTCAAATGGTTCTTGCTCTAATTATGGCTATTGTACTGAAGAGCAACGTCGTTGGAGCTTTGGTCAACCAGATGATAATGCTTGTGAGTCGGTAAATAACACTTGCCAAAACTTTACGAGTGACGCAGGCGTAGCTACAGCTTATTTAGAAAATACGCTAGATTATTCAAATTGTGATATTAATAAGGTTGGTTGTAAAAAATATGCCACAGCTGTTAAAACCTACACCCTAGGAACAAACGGGGGAGCCGATAAGATTAGCTGGGATCCAAATGGCAATCATATTTATTTTAATAATAAATCATCTGATTGTGACGCCAGCCAAGAAAGTTGTCATCAGTTTATTAGAATAGCTGATAACCTAGATACTAACTTAATTGCTGACGGTAGTTTTGAAAAATCTAAATGTCTTAGAGATAGCGGCAGCACCTTATTACCAAGTAATTTAAAAGACAATAAGCTTGTAAAACAAGCTAATGCACAAGCTGCTGCCGAACCTTGTCAGCTAACAACTTTTTCTAATTCACCACGCGGTGGTTACTTAGATAACCGTTGGTTTATTGATGTACCTAACCCAGGTGAGTTGCAGGCTGGTATTGTTAATGATAAGGCTAGCACTGGCGGACAAAGTTTATATGTAAAAAGCTCGACTGGCGGTGGAGGTATTTGGGCTGGTGATACAAACACTAATAGTATTTTACCGACTGGTTTCCGCTTTGAAGATGATCGTTTTTACACCTTGAGCGCAAATATTTTTGTAGTTAATAATAATAATCCTGCAAAAGACAAAGTTGGAGTTAGTCTTGGTACTCAGAAAGCTGAGACAACTACAACTAATGCTTGGCAATCAGTTACTGTTACTTATTATCGCTCACCAGGTGCTGCAGCTACAGGCTTTTATATCCAAGGTTACGATACAACTGAATTTTATATTGATGATCTCAAGTTATCTGTTGGCTCAACCGATACATCTTATAGCGATTATCTTGATAATAACCTTGTCTACGAGAAGCTTTTGCCAAGCTATTTAGAAGCTAGCTGCTATAAAGCAGTTGGTTCTAACTATGAATTAAAAGATGATGCACCTGCTAAATGTAGGGAATTTGTTAGAAAATGTAATGCCGAAGAGGTTGGCTGTAGAGAATATACATCAAATAATACTGGCATTGCGGTAACAGCTAAAGTAAAACCAAAAGATATTTGTCCTGCATCTTGTGTTGGTTATGACGTTTTTGTCGCTCAACCAACTTATTTCTCAGCTATCCAATCAGCCTACTTTATTCCAAGTTCAGCTAGACAATGTAGCTCACAGTCAGCTGGTTGTACGGCCTTTACTAATCTTGATAAGTTAGATCAGGGGGGAGAGGCAACAGAGTATTATAGTTATTTAAGAACCTGTATTAAACCTGATGTGAATAGCTGTGGTGAATTTTATACTTGGGAAGGTTCTGATGAATCTGGTTATCAGTTGAAAGTTTATTCCTTAAAGAAAAATAATAGTGAGCCAGCCAGTACCTTAAGTTCAACCAATGAAGCTTCGCTCTGTAATGAAGAAATTTTCAAAAAACTTCCGTCCGATCCTGGATATAATTATGATTGTAGAGAATTTTATGGTCGCGATGGAACCGTAACTTATCATTTGTATACTCGAACAATAAGTTGTTCGGATGATTGTCATCCTTATCGTCGTGAAGCCACTCAAAATGAATGTACTTCTGGTGGTGGTATTTGGGAAGCAGCTCAATCACGTTGTCTTTATTACTCAGTACCAGGCGAGGGAACAAGTTGTAGTGCATCCGAAGTTGGTTGTCGTGAATACACTGGTAATATTGCTAACAACGTTAGAATTGTTAATAATAAAACTTACGATTTTGAAAGTGAGACTGAGCCAACGGATGGTTGGGATGGTGGAGTTTCTAGTAGCACTTCGCTTCAGCTCGGAAAGCACTCCTTGTTGGGAACGAATATTTCTAAACTAGTGGGTAAGTATGACATGTCTATTACTCCGGCTACTTTAGGTGTTAAAAAAGATGAATCTTATACAATTTCTTTCTTAGCAAAATCTCAAGCTGGTAGTGGTGTTGATATTCAAGGCATTGATTTAATAAATGCAAAATCGCCAAATCCAGATTCAGCTGCTTTTATAACTAGCGGAACAAGGGTTGGTGCTGAATGGAAGCTATATACCTTTAATCTTGATAAATTAAATCACGAGGTCTCTCCAATTATAGAAGCTAATGGCGGCAGAGATATAACTGGAGAGAAAATAAGAATTAATTTTTCCGGCCCAGTTTATATTGATAATATTAGTTTAAATGAGATTCCTGATCGTTACTTCTTGATTAAAGATTCTTGGTCAACACCTGAAGAATGTGATCAAACCGTTACTGGTGCTTATTCTCCGCGCTATATGTTAGGTTGTAGCCAATATCAGGATAGTGCTAGCGCTACTATAAATTTGCATAGTTTTAGTAGCTTGTGTCAGGACTCGGCCGCTGGTTGCGAACAAATGATTGATACTCAGAATTCGAATGATTATAAAGCCAGTAATAATGGAGCAGCCGTAGCCGCTGATAGCATTATTAATGTGGTTTATGATCCTAATAAGCAATGTAACCAAGAAAACAAAGGCTGTCAGAGATTGGGTCTAGCAACAACTTACAACACCATTACAACTTATTCAGATATTTATAAGAATAATGATCCAGATAGTTATGAAACAACAAGCTGTACTGCAGCGGCAGTAGGTTGTAGTCAATGGTCTGATGGTAATGGTGGAACAACATATTTCAAAGATCCAGGTAATATGGCTTGCGAATGGCGTCAAAGAGTTGGCTCTAAAACAGGCGAATATGAATGGCTAAAGAAGTCGGTAAAAACTTGTAACGGTGATGCAGCTAAGAATTTATGTTCAACTGATAGTGACTGTGATGCAGGAGTTAGCTGTAAGTTAATTAGCGATGAAGATTGTATTACAAGTTATGATAAAACAATTGGTATTGGTGGAATCGGTAATCGCACATCTCAACCAGCAACTTGGGCAGGAATTTGTAACAATACTCAAGCTGGTTGTACAGAATATATTGATCCAACATCTAAGTTTAATGAAAATATAATAAGTAACCCAAGCTATTTAAAGTCAGGCGAATATTGGACAAATGTTGGGGCAAGTGAAGCTAAGCAATCTGTCACTATCTCACCGCAAACAGTTTATATTATAAAAGGCATGGGCGATGATGGCTCTGCTAAAGTTAAAATTAATTGTCCAAAAGTTGGCACGGACGACAGGTTAAGAGTATTAGACTCCAGTAATAATTTTTCTGTTCTGATTGATTCAAATACAAATCAGCCAAAATATGAAACGGACTATATTGCCGGAACTACTGGTTCTAATGGCAGTAAAAACGAGAGCTTAGAATTCTATTATCAGAGCACTAATCCTGTCTCAGTTCAGTGTACTGTAACGCGAAACAACCGCACGGACGGTCAGCCGGTTTATTTGCGACAAGCTATCGTTAGCTATCAACTCGCGCAGAATTTAGACAAGACGTCAGCTAATGGTGTTGTTAAGTTTGATAGTGGGCAAATCCTCTTTAACGAAAGAGCCCAAAGTGGTTCGAATAAAAAAGCTTTAGTATATAACGCTGATACAACTTTTGACACTAGTGTTGATGGCAACACACCAGATTCTATCTCTACGCCAAAAAATGCCAACGTTATTCTTAAGGTAAAAGCTGATCGAAGTTGTGCTAAATGGTTGTCTTGTTTGACTTATATTCCTGATCCTAACGACAGCAATAAAAAAATCTGCCTTGACGTTGGTTTGTGCGATAAGATGGGGGACGGCGGAGTTTGCGCTAACTTTGTAGACAATATTCCTAAGCAGAATCAACAACAAGGTAAAATTGCTAACTTAAGTGGTTATAGCAAGGTTGGTTATGTTGACAGTGCTAAGGGGTCTTTAACTCTAAATGACTACTATAATATTGCTTCAATGACCCAGGTGGGTGATACTGTTTCTATTGCTAACGGTAACTTTGAAGCAGGTGGTGATTGGGTTGATTCGAGCAATAAGGCTGCGACAATTTTAACTCAGCCAGATCAAATTGATGCTTTGAGCTTAGCCCCAATTAAGTCGGTTCAAGATAAATCTCTGCAAACTTCTAACTATCTCGTGCCGGAGGGTAAGGGAATACTTAAGATGGCAGCAGGAACAACTTTCTCTCAAGCAAGTTCAATTAACTTGAGCTTAAATTCAAATTACGTCTTAACTTTTTACGCTTATAATAAGGGTGATGGTTTTAAGGTTAGCTTTGTTAGCACAACGCCTAATGGTGAAGGCAGTTTTGATTTAGCTACCTTTGGAGCTGATAGCACTAAGAACAAATGGGTGAAGCATTCTCTTGGCTTTAAGGCATCAGCCACGTCTTATAAAATTAAGTTTAGTAACACATCAGCAACGGCGGGCGAGGCTTACTTAGATGATCTTAGAATAGCGCCAGGTCTTAATAATCGTTGTTCAGATCCAGCCAATATTGAATCTCAGTTATCAAAATGTAATGACCCAATGTCGGCCACTAAGAAGCCTAGCTATATTGGCTCTTCTTGTAGGCTTTATGCTAGAGAAAATTCATTGGCTTGTAATTATATTGATGCCCAAAATATTCGCCACAAGGGTGTTTATGGTTACTGTTTAGAAGCAGATCCAAAAAATCCTGCAACTTGTTTGCTCTGGTATCCGACAAATCGCATTGCTGGTGATCAAAATGAAGAAATGCCACCTATTAATTTTAATGGTTCAAATGTTAGCTATTGTATGGACGTTAAAGATGAGTGCTCTGCTACTAGCTCTGACACGCCACAATTCTATTGCAATCAGTTTATTAAAGTAAGTAGCGATAGTTACTACTGGTATCAAAGAATGGCAGATGGTTCTAACTTTAAGATGCCAGACAGTTCGTCAGATAAGAAGTGCAGTATAGACGGGAAAAGCTGTACGAATGATACTGAGTGTCCTAATCTTCCTCAGACTTGTGTAAGTAATACTGCCTGCAGCATTACTGGTCTAACTCCCTGTCCGGTAACTGGTAACCCGCCTAGGACATACTGTCCTGACGCTGCTCAAACCTGTGTCGGCAAGGTAAAGTTCCCTGAAGATCCGCTTTTCTTTAGGCCTTATTCACCTACGCCTACGAGTGTTCGTGCAATTGATTTTGGTAAGAAGGCTGGTTTAAATGTGGTGCAGCCAATGCCGATTGAATCAATTAAGAGAAATACATCTCCAGGTTTCTTTGGGGCATTTACATCAGCTATGGATATAAATAGTTCAAAAGAAATACTTTCTCCTGCCTTCAATAAATTTTTCCCTTACTATGGAGATAACAATAGCCTTGGCTCTCGTTGTACGACGCTTCCTAATTTTCAATTTAGTTATGGCAGTCCTTATACTGAGGCTGGTCGATATCCTTATGAAGATTACTTTAATGGAACCACGGGAGATGGTCCGTCTACAAATAATCCTAATATGGGCAGCTGGGATCACTGCAACATTAAGTATGCTGCTATTGGAGATCTCGAAAGTGGTGCATGCAATGATGGGGGATGCAAACCAGGCTCGATAAAAGATGTTCATAATTTTATAGAATGCAATTCAGGTTCTTGTACTGTATGGGACAGTTCTCGAAATAAAACATGTTCTATTGGGGGAGACAATGTATCTGGTTGGACATTGAACGTTAATGGTAATAACTTAGGGGATGATGGGTTCTGTGTTGGTTACTGCTGGAATAGTACCGGCAAGTACTCGGTTGCTGAAAGCTTTACTAAGGCACAGGCAGCTCTAAAGAGAATCTTTATTACTAAGCCAAATGATAATCCATGGTTGCTTTATGAATTAGTTGGTAATAACTATAGCAAAGTGACCGCAATGAATTCTGTAGACAAGCCTGTTCCTTGCGCCGGAGGTGTTCGTCCCGCAACGGTCGACCCTGTCGGCAATACTGATTATTGCTATATTGATCCTGTTATAAGTAATTTCACTATTAATGGAAATAAAGGCTTAGATGAAAACGAAAGTATTCATTCTAATTCGCCTTATGCTGTTCTTAGTTTCAATACTAAGACCGATCCAGAACAATTGCCAATTAAGAGTATTGATATTTATTGGGGATACAAGAACTCATTAGGGGGAGACGAAATAACCCACCTAGGACCAAATTTGGCTGATGCTAATCCTAGGATTATAACTAAGCGACTTGAATATTACAAAATACGACCAGGTAATTATCCGACTGTGTGTAATGATGATTATTGTCACCTTAAGATAAAGATAGTGATCACTGATAACTGGAAATATAGTACTGAAAAATACTTTGGTAAGACTGGTACTGATACTGATTTTAGAGAGGTTTGGGTTTATAAACCTCAATAA
- the rsmA gene encoding 16S rRNA (adenine(1518)-N(6)/adenine(1519)-N(6))-dimethyltransferase RsmA, which translates to MNLLNETINLSKLYGVKPTKNRGQNFLIDETVYEKIIDTAEIKSDETILEVGPGLGFLTMRIASSAKKVVAVELDKNLAEALTNRLELEEVKNVDVFNEDVMNLMAKWVKSFEKIDNKKIAVVANLPYTITSIFLRFFVGGNVANILPTRFILMLQKEVAERIIAKAGEMSLLALSVQLYSEPSIIHIVSRKSFWPAPAVDSAIILLRRNDQWLKMLKANGGTEKDLLRLMKIGFSARRKMLKANIANGYHVSAQAVALCLEKAKISPMARAQELDLKQWINLLPLIS; encoded by the coding sequence ATGAATCTACTAAACGAGACAATAAATCTTTCTAAATTATACGGAGTTAAACCAACGAAAAATCGTGGGCAGAATTTTTTAATTGACGAAACGGTTTATGAAAAAATTATTGATACGGCTGAAATAAAATCAGATGAAACAATTTTAGAAGTAGGACCTGGTCTTGGTTTTTTAACAATGCGAATTGCTAGTTCAGCAAAAAAAGTTGTAGCCGTTGAACTAGATAAAAATTTAGCCGAAGCTTTAACTAATCGTTTGGAATTAGAAGAAGTAAAAAATGTTGACGTCTTTAACGAAGACGTGATGAACCTGATGGCGAAGTGGGTAAAAAGTTTTGAGAAAATTGATAATAAAAAAATCGCTGTCGTAGCAAATTTACCTTACACAATTACTTCAATTTTTTTAAGATTTTTTGTTGGCGGCAATGTTGCAAATATTTTACCCACTCGTTTTATTTTAATGTTACAAAAAGAAGTTGCTGAAAGAATTATTGCTAAAGCAGGGGAGATGAGTTTGCTAGCTTTGTCAGTTCAGCTTTATTCAGAGCCTAGTATTATTCATATCGTTTCTCGAAAATCTTTTTGGCCAGCTCCCGCTGTCGACAGCGCCATAATTTTATTACGCCGCAATGATCAATGGTTGAAAATGCTGAAGGCGAATGGCGGCACTGAAAAAGATTTACTGCGCTTAATGAAAATTGGCTTTAGTGCGCGTAGAAAAATGCTAAAAGCCAATATTGCCAATGGTTATCACGTCTCGGCGCAAGCGGTTGCTTTGTGTCTAGAGAAGGCTAAAATTAGCCCAATGGCTCGTGCTCAAGAGCTAGATTTAAAACAATGGATAAATCTATTGCCGTTAATTAGTTGA